Proteins encoded together in one Bradyrhizobium sp. CB82 window:
- the pal gene encoding peptidoglycan-associated lipoprotein Pal, with protein sequence MKHPMRILQGLKLVAVLAVALSMGACANKNLASDAMANAATPGSQQDFVVNVGDRVFFESDQTDLTPQAIVTLEKQAQWLQTYPRYSFTIEGHADERGTREYNIALGARRAQSVRSFLASRGIDPNRMRTISYGKERPVAVCNDISCWSQNRRAVTVLNASS encoded by the coding sequence ATGAAACATCCTATGCGTATCCTCCAGGGATTGAAGCTGGTCGCGGTGCTTGCCGTCGCGCTGTCGATGGGCGCCTGCGCCAACAAGAACCTTGCCTCGGATGCGATGGCCAACGCTGCGACGCCGGGCAGCCAGCAAGATTTCGTCGTGAACGTGGGCGACCGCGTATTCTTCGAGAGCGATCAGACCGATCTGACGCCGCAGGCGATCGTCACGCTGGAGAAGCAGGCTCAGTGGCTCCAGACCTATCCGCGCTACTCCTTCACCATCGAAGGTCACGCGGATGAACGCGGAACCCGCGAATACAACATCGCGCTCGGCGCGCGTCGCGCCCAGTCGGTGCGCTCGTTCCTGGCCTCGCGCGGCATCGACCCGAACCGCATGCGCACCATCTCTTACGGCAAGGAGCGGCCGGTCGCCGTCTGTAACGACATCTCCTGCTGGTCGCAGA
- a CDS encoding acyl-homoserine-lactone synthase — translation MQSSARSVISAVGPGADLLTDVDYRLTETHAEKEEIYNLRYRAYLRERAVKESPDGRVTDRYDDLPNSWTFGVYLQGELCSSVRISLLTAEWRESTSTDVFPDILLPRLDRGEVMIDPTRFVADPDKAKRVPELPYLTLRIAYMACEHFKADLGLAIVRPEHQAFYRRVFLHATIAEPRLVPGLTKPFGLMAADFPSFRKKVFERYPVMRSTAFERRMLFERRGERQVAQRRVLVADAAHA, via the coding sequence ATGCAGTCCTCGGCCCGATCGGTCATTTCGGCTGTTGGACCGGGAGCAGATCTCCTGACCGACGTCGACTACCGACTTACCGAAACCCACGCAGAAAAGGAGGAAATCTACAACCTCCGCTACCGCGCATATCTGCGGGAAAGGGCCGTCAAGGAGAGTCCGGACGGCCGGGTCACGGACCGGTATGACGATCTGCCCAATTCGTGGACGTTCGGTGTCTATCTCCAGGGCGAGCTTTGTAGCTCGGTGCGCATCAGTCTGCTGACCGCGGAATGGCGCGAGTCCACTTCAACCGATGTATTTCCCGACATCCTGCTACCGAGGCTTGACCGCGGCGAGGTCATGATCGATCCGACACGTTTTGTCGCTGATCCCGACAAGGCGAAGCGGGTTCCGGAATTGCCCTATCTGACGCTGCGCATCGCTTATATGGCCTGCGAGCATTTCAAGGCCGATCTCGGTCTTGCGATCGTGCGTCCCGAGCATCAAGCTTTCTATCGGCGGGTTTTCCTGCACGCGACCATCGCCGAGCCTCGGCTGGTTCCGGGCCTCACGAAGCCGTTCGGGCTCATGGCAGCGGATTTCCCGAGCTTCCGGAAAAAAGTCTTTGAACGCTATCCGGTCATGCGTTCGACCGCCTTCGAGCGGCGGATGCTGTTTGAGCGCCGCGGTGAGCGCCAGGTCGCGCAACGACGCGTGCTGGTGGCGGACGCAGCCCACGCCTGA